Part of the Sphingobacterium sp. LZ7M1 genome, GGCGGCTACCGTAATGTTAAGGATCTGAGTGCCGGTAATTTCAACCTTCACAAAACCTTTTTGGATGCACTGCTTCGCGTAAGTCCAACAGTGAGACGATACCATAAAGTTGCCGACATCATTCAAATGCAGCTGAATATCCTCGAAACTTGCCATACTTTCAACAGGCAACTAAATAAGAAAAAACTTTTTCAAGGCGGGGAACTGAGCTATCTGCTAAAGATTTATCAAGGCCTGTTAGACCGCTCGTTAAATAACTTGGAGGAGCTGGTGCTGGTCTTAAGCGATCGAGTGCTCAGCATGAATGACTCCGAACGGCTCCATGCGATTGATGGAATCTATGATGAAATGCAAGAGATGACGATCTTTCTGAGAAAATTTTCCAATGATTCCAAATTGCTGCTGCTTCAGCGCAAGAAGGAAGTGAATGATGTAA contains:
- a CDS encoding TerB family tellurite resistance protein, whose product is MKAIKPIIFAFLMISVQALPARSQSAEVVQLLLNVEKLAQFKTILKQMKQGYNILQGGYRNVKDLSAGNFNLHKTFLDALLRVSPTVRRYHKVADIIQMQLNILETCHTFNRQLNKKKLFQGGELSYLLKIYQGLLDRSLNNLEELVLVLSDRVLSMNDSERLHAIDGIYDEMQEMTIFLRKFSNDSKLLLLQRKKEVNDVRSIRKQIEQP